The segment GGTTGAATGAATTCCTTCTTCGATCATTCTTATAATTAAGATTTCAATTCAATCAATTCCTTTGAATGCATGTAATGTGGTTCCATCAAAATGGGACTTGCTTCAAGAATTAAGTATTTTGAAACTCATTTTCCATCTCAAAATATCAAGAGAAAATTCTTCAATGTTGGTAAAAATGGGAATTCTATGACTAACAATAATTCCTTATTTTCTGCATCTTCCCAAATGAGTACACGATTTCACTCCTTCCATCCTACCAAAATTAATAACAAACTTTGGCAAATTATAGCTCATAAATCAACTAATTCTACATTTGATCCTATCATAATTACACATCACCAATTCTTAACCTAGAAATCCTTATAAATCCTACCTTATTTTCATTCACTCGGCAACCACAAACAATTACACAGAAAAAATAGCAAAAATCTTCATCATTCCTTAAGCAATCTCCAACCATCCCTTAACCATTAACAAAGCTCTTATAATAAATCACTTAGAGCCTCACATTGAAGCTTTAAGGTGATTTCAGCTCAAACCCCGTCATCCACCATCCTTATCAACCTTAGAGCACCCAAAGAAAGTGGAAGAAAGAAGTCAGAAGAGGATGTATCCataagaagagaagaaagaagtagGAGTGGAGAGAAGAAATAAGAGATTAAAGCCTTATTAGAAGTTATTGCCACTAAATCTATGTGTTTGGAtaactttctttttcattttctcctTGTACGTACTAGATGTGTAGTCCTTTTCCCATTTAATTCTTGATGTAAACTTGCAATATTAACAAACATAATGAAATTTCGGGATTGGGGATTTTTGTTGGGACTAGGGTTTCCATGTGTACGTGTTTGTTTGTGTGTTCCTTGCTTGATTTATATGTTAAATCTAGGTTTAGATGTGATTTCGTCTAGGTTTAAGTTAGATTTTTTGGACTCAAGTGGTTTTAGGGTCGGTTGTAGGAGTACCGATCCCTTAGTCGGGTTGGGTTTGTGATGATTTCATGGTGAGATTCGGATTTAAGGGCCAAAGTTACATGGGGTTTGTGTTGAGAGTTTAAGATTTTGGGGATTCTAGTGAAATTCTGGAAACGAGATGAAGGTCGTTTTGTTTGATCTGTTCTGATGGCTTTTGGTTTATGTTTCAATGTTAGAAAGGAAGAGAGACGAGAGAGCTCTGAAAATGATGAGAGAAAAAGATTTGGAAaagagaaattagggttttgattcatATATTCAGGGTCTAGGGTTGGGTCGAGTCTGCTCAGGCCCGACCCTTTACCTCACCCACTTATTTTCTTTTTAGGTGCTTTGTTTTTTTTCCTGATTGGACTCTAGGGGTGCGCCTCTTTGGGTCTGGCCCCCTAATTTGCTAGTGCACCCCAATCATTTTTGCTTTgggcttttagtttttttttgttttctttttattgtttGCACTTTTTACCTTCTTTACTATTTTGCTAaatcaatttatttatatttttaatgactatgttttaattaattaaccattttcaaattaaaataaagataaataaaaataatttttttctttcaaattaaattcaaatttttaaatGATATCATTTCTCTCtgacaaatcattttcaaataaattttgttcttttttaCCAAACTCTTAAAAAAAGTCAAAAGACAAAAAAAGTATTTCTTTTTAGAATTAGTTTATTTTCCAAAtttaaacatttttcaaaaataagaaaTGGTGAATCATTCtctccaatcaatttcaaaatttaaCTACTCTTGTTATTTATGCATACTTGAATCCTTAATCATTTTATATTGTTAATGTTTATTCAGCTTACCTCTTTTATTGTTAATAAGATAGAGTAGacgcaaaataaaatcaattcttCTTAATAAAGTTCCAAACTCTTGATCAACATCAAGTTGCTTTTCAAACTCGTTCAAATTAATTCTGATAAATGCAATCAAATACTTGATCAACATCAAACCTATTTTCAAATTCATTTAACACTCAAATTATTTTCAATTCAAAAATCAATCAAACACTTGACCAGTATCAAgtcattttcaaaaacatttcaaaatcttTTCGAATAAAAAAATGAATGGACAAGGAATGGGTGGATGTACATCCACACGCTCCTCGAATACCCAATTGGATGGCGTACACCATATTGGTCGAACACTCGTCTTCcgaataaaacataaaacatttTAATCAAACTTAGAGGAAAAATGAATGAGTGGATGTACATCTACATGCTCCTTGAATAAACGATTAGTTGGCGTACACCACATAGAAGAATATTCTTCTTACACAAACAAGTttcaaaattctaattttggaTGAAAAGAGGAATGGGTGGATGTACATTCACATGCTCCTCGAGTAAACGATTGGCTTGCGTACACCATATTAGGAAAATACTCATCATCCACCTAAAATCAATCTCAACTCATCAAACTATATTTTCTGCCTTAGTGCGATGTCACACCTTTTTCATAGACGAAAGATGTCCCGTCCATTCCAAGACAATGCAAACAATGCTTTGTTCCTACAACGTGTGAATAGTAATAGTTTCCGCTCAAATGTGACGAGAACATAAATATATGAAAATCCATATTATGTTGTCCATTCTTGATGTGATGCAAATGTCCACTTCTCCATGTTTTGGATAGTAATCAATGTTTTTCGTTCGAATGCGACCAAGTACCTTTcactaaaatcaaccaaccaatAAACATTAGCTAACTAGAACTAAGTAGCATTGAGTTTTCCATCACACTTGGGAGTACGTTAGAGCGGAATTCAAAGTCTCGCCAGACACATTAGTAAAAAACCTAAGAATTTCCTTTTCTCTCCTTTTTGTAAATAACACACATTAAGTATAATATCACAAGTAACATTACACTAATATTCTTTCGCAAAGCTAACTAAATGCGTCTTGTTAAGTACAATGGATGtgagggtgctaatacctttccATATGCTTGAAAATGGTTGAGCTTCTATAAACCCCATTGCTCTCTTATTTGCCCTATATGCTTGAAAATGGTTGAGCTTAACATTCCACCTTAGAAATGCCTCATCAGCTAGTCCACTTGGTTTGATATGTGGAGTGTGCCTAATCAATGGAATAAACTTCTTTGCTAGCCATTTAGTTTTAGCTTGTTTATTGCCAACAGACCTAACACATTCATGATTTGGTTTCAAACTTGTCACTAGCCAATATTGACTTCCACTCCTTTTAGCAACTAACATATGAAATGGGCAATTTAATTGACATTTCACAACAACTCTAATTGCATCATTTTTCTTGAGCCATAAGTTAGTCCTTGTTTCCATATCATGATCCTTCACAGCATCTTTGATGAGCTCTTTTGAGACAAACTGCATATCCAACTCAAACCTAACAGGATCACCATTATCATACACTTTGAAAGTAGGGAATTTCCTTTTGTGAAAAAATTCGTCATCACTTTCAACTGGAGTATGTAAATCATTTTCATCTTGGTCTGACTCTTCATATGCAGCAGCTTATGTTTCATTCAGATTACCACCTTCTTGATTATTGACATTCATGTGTCCAATCCCATTCTTCTCCTTCAACAGGTATATCAAAGTGAGTTTCACTTTCACTTCCAACTTCAGTTGGAACATAGTCCCAGTCTTCTTCACTATCAGAATTAGCTCCAAAATTCTTATAAACTTCTTCATCATTTCTTACTCCATTAGTACCTTCCATATTGACATCTTCCTTCTCATTTACAGCCTCCTCCATAACAACTTCTTACATTTCTTACCTTATTATTACCTTCATCATAATTGGCTCCATTAGTACCTTCTTTCTCAACATtactaacatcatcatcatccaaatGAACTTCATTATTGACATCACCATCCAAAGGAACATCATCATCTAAAGGAATATCATCATCCAAGGAATATCATTATTGACATCACAATTTAAAGGAACTTCATCATCCAAAGGAACTTCATTATTGACATCACCATCCAAAGGAACTTCATCATAATTGTCTCCATTAGTACCTTCTTCTCAGCATTACTAACATCCTCATCCAAAGGAACTTCATTAATGACATCACCATCCAAAGGGCCTTCATCACAAAACTCAACTACATCTGGTATACCACTTCATGTTCAACAAAGACATCCACTAAACTATTCCTTTTTGAATCTGCAACAAGCTGCAACAGGTCACCATCTATATTTAGAGGCTTAAGTCCACGCTGAAATGAAAGTTTTGGATGCTGGTACCACAAACACCTGAACTTCGTATACCCAACATTAAATACCAAACTTTCAATGTCCTTATAGTTCACAAAATCAACATCAACATTGAAATCCATCTCATACACTAAACTCTCCACATAACATTTGACAGGAAAACTTACAAATGTACCTTTATGGTTAATACATAGCTTCAACCTTTGTTCTTCACTTGGCACGTGCATATCAAGACAATAAAATAACCATCCAGAAAAAATACACAGTAGAAAtagaaaccctaatttctaaTCGTCTACTTTATTCAACACAATAGACATGAAACCCTAATCGCAAAACATAAACTTTGTTCAACACAATAGACATGAATAGAAATATAAGTATAAACTCTAATTGCAATACATACTTGAATGTGTATTTCAGGCTCTGCTCTTCTCTtcccttggatgtcatgctcttCTCTTCACTTCTTACAACATTTTGGCAAACGGGAGGAAAAACTTGTTATAAGGAGTGAAGAAACTTTGGTTCTGGGTATCGTGAAATGGTTTACGGTGAAATGGATTAGGGTGAAATGATTTAAGGTATTAATGAAATGTAATAATGTTCAAATGTTATtgacttaaaataaaaaataatgaaaatggattttaaaatgtgattttccaTGTAAGCAAGGCCACATATACCTTTTTTTTAGACATCAGCGTTTCTGAAGGAAGAAGTGGAGGTAAGGACCAGTTTCGTTAATTTGAAAAGGAAATGATCGTTCTCGTGACTTGATAAAAACACGAGGGTCAAAAGTGTATTTAAGCATATAGTTTATTGTTTGGTTAATAAACACGcagatattaaatataattttttagtagtaaaataaaTTTGATTAATGAAGTATACAACATTGATTAATGAAGCGATGAAATTAGTTAATTAGCGCTCAGAAtcgaaatataaaatattgattaatgTACTAATAAAGTTgcttaataatcaatattttaaaactaatttaaccGCATGTCTCTATTTCACTTAACAACCATGTTCCTAATTCCTTATGACGCCGAAAGATAGAAAACACATTCATCGCATCACATAGATCAATCAAAAAGCTTAAACAAAATGCCGCCGCGTCGCTGCACGGTTTACGCCGATAGCGATTACGACGACGATGACGATGATAACCTCACGTCGAGGATTATACGGTGTCTCTCTTGCGACGAGAATTACGAGCCCGACGATGCCGGTACCTGCAAAGAATGCTACGAAGAAGCGAACGAAACCGAGGAGGAACTCAAACGTCAGATCCAAGACCTCAAATCCAAAGTCTCGTTCCTTACTCTCTCTTCGCCGCTTGATTCTCCTTCCACGACTGATCTCGTTCTTCTTCCGTCTGGTGATGCTTTCTCTCCTTCCATTCCTGCTCACAAGGCCGTTCTCGTCAGTACTCTCTTTGtccactttctttttttttaaatttcaattaaattgaATTTGTGATGCTCTAGCGATGATAAAATGTTGTTGTTATAGTGATGCTGATTGTGGAAACTAGATAGATAGGAACATGGTTTATGGATTTAGGGTTTTAAGATTTTATAACTGTTCAAAGAGTTAATGAAAGATTGGGTGTAACAGATGAAATTTGGGCTATTTTGGATGTAGCTGAATGCTTTActataaaaaatcaatttattttaccATGACAACAACTCACCAATACTCTTTAATTTGATACATCGTTTTAAATATGAAAAACAGAAAGGCTTTTTAGACACAATAAGAAACAATGACACCATATGTTAATGTTATACTGAAAGGCTATTTTCTCTCTACTCAGTTTAAAGAAAACAGGATTTGGGGGAAGAAGACATGATAAGATTAGAAATGTAAATATTAGAGAGAGTGTTGGGCTAGCACCTATAGTAgagaagatggtggaaaatagacttaggtggtttgggCATGTAAAGAGAAGACCGGTAGATTCGGtggtaaggagagtagatcagatggagagaagtcaaacaaccagaggaagaggaagacctaGAGAAACTATAAGAGAATTTATTTAGAAAGATCTtgagattaacgatttggatagaagcaAGGTCATGAATAGATCATTATAacgaaagttgatccatgtagccgacccacttagtgggataaagtttggttgttgttgttattttgtaCTGTTGACTATATGGTGTCAATGTTTGAAGTTTAAATAAAACTGCTCTATATAAAAACTGAAAAATGTATTTATGACAGGACATGTCATCTCCTTTATGATAACTTGATGAGTTGAATAATCATTTTAACTTGACTACCTAAGAGAACATCTCATTAAAGGCTTAtaacattaaaataaattaatgcaATAATTCATTTGGACTTTTAGTTTCTTAATCCAGGAAGCTGGACAGGATAAAGTATATCAAACTTAACATAACCACCACCAAATTGATTTTAAGAATATGTTT is part of the Vicia villosa cultivar HV-30 ecotype Madison, WI unplaced genomic scaffold, Vvil1.0 ctg.000287F_1_1, whole genome shotgun sequence genome and harbors:
- the LOC131626444 gene encoding uncharacterized protein LOC131626444; this translates as MHVPSEEQRLKLCINHKGTFVSFPVKCYVESLVYEMDFNVDVDFVNYKDIESLVFNVGYTKFSGIPDVVEFCDEGPLDGDVINEVPLDEDVNDDVPLDGDVNNEVHLDDDDVSNVEKEGTNGANYDEGNNKEDVNMEGTNGVRNDEEVYKNFGANSDSEEDWDYVPTEVGSESETHFDIPVEGEEWDWTHEFESDDEFFHKRKFPTFKVYDNGDPVRFELDMQFVSKELIKDAVKDHDMETRTNLWLKKNDAIRVVVKCQLNCPFHMLVAKRSGSQYWLVTSLKPNHECVRSVGNKQAKTKWLAKKFIPLIRHTPHIKPSGLADEAFLRWNVKLNHFQAYRANKRAMGFIEAQPFSSIWKGISTLTSIVLNKTHLVSFAKEY